From the genome of Impatiens glandulifera chromosome 9, dImpGla2.1, whole genome shotgun sequence, one region includes:
- the LOC124915869 gene encoding agamous-like MADS-box protein AGL62: protein MVKANKGRQRITMAKMKNESNLKVTFCKRKSGLFKKFSELITLCGAEVLLLVFSPTNRVFSYGHPSVEEIVGRLFGSSSPTGLSSETQQMIESYRSSTNIRELNSNVMQVEELMEVEEQHAKQINHNKKVGQDQRWWERSNKEMNYQQLEHLKMSLLNLNAIVTQKMLEFSNP from the coding sequence ATGGTCAAAGCAAACAAAGGGCGTCAAAGAATCACCATGGCCAAAATGAAGAACGAGAGTAATCTTAAGGTGACATTCTGCAAAAGGAAAAGTGGGCTTTTCAAGAAATTCAGCGAGCTTATCACACTATGTGGGGCTGAAGTTTTACTTCTAGTATTTTCACCAACAAACAGAGTGTTCTCCTACGGTCATCCCAGTGTAGAAGAAATAGTTGGGCGATTATTTGGTTCATCCTCTCCGACGGGGCTTTCCAGTGAAACTCAACAAATGATTGAATCTTATCGGTCATCAACAAACATTAGGGAACTAAATTCTAATGTGATGCAGGTTGAGGAATTGATGGAGGTTGAGGAGCAGCATGCGAAGCAGATAAATCACAACAAGAAAGTTGGGCAGGATCAAAGATGGTGGGAGAGATCGAATAAAGAGATGAATTATCAACAACTTGAACATCTCAAGATGTCTCTATTGAATTTAAATGCCATTGTGACGCAAAAGATGTTGGAGTTTTCTAACCCGTAA